One stretch of Planococcus sp. PAMC 21323 DNA includes these proteins:
- a CDS encoding aldehyde dehydrogenase family protein, with amino-acid sequence MKLTNFVNGNWQQTEQAEFRPVLNPANGEELAQVRMSTAEDVDLAVKAAVIAQKKWAKVPAPKRADYLYEIGRLMKERKEQLAQVLTKEMGKVIEEGRGEVQEGIDMAYYMAGEGRRMFGETTPSELGDKFAMSIRSPIGVVGLITPWNFPVAIATWKSFPAIVGGNTFIWKPATETPMMAYEMAKIFEEVGLPEGVANIVFGAGSEVGTALLEHKDVRVISFTGSTETGRKVAEAGGRNLKKVSLEMGGKNAVIVMEDADLDLAVEGILWSAFGTAGQRCTACSRVIVHKDVKEELQKRLLMKMETLTIGDGTDEKIKIGPVINRKAIEKIHSYIEIGQQEGATLLVGGEILTGGIYDKGNYYAPTLFTNVKPEMRIAQEEIFGPVVSIIEVSSLDEAIEINNGVIYGLSSSIYTADVNRAFKAQRDLDTGIVYINAGTTGAEIHLPFGGTKGTGNGHRDSGVAALDVFTEWKSVYVDYSGKLQRAQIDNEA; translated from the coding sequence ATGAAATTAACTAATTTTGTGAATGGCAATTGGCAACAAACAGAACAGGCGGAATTTAGACCTGTTTTGAATCCAGCAAATGGAGAAGAGTTGGCACAAGTCCGAATGTCTACAGCGGAAGATGTTGATTTAGCTGTGAAAGCCGCAGTAATCGCACAAAAAAAATGGGCAAAAGTACCGGCGCCGAAACGCGCAGATTATTTATATGAGATAGGTCGTTTAATGAAAGAACGAAAAGAACAATTGGCTCAAGTATTAACGAAAGAAATGGGCAAAGTCATTGAAGAAGGACGCGGCGAAGTTCAAGAAGGAATCGACATGGCCTACTATATGGCTGGTGAAGGAAGGCGTATGTTTGGTGAAACGACACCATCAGAACTGGGAGATAAGTTTGCGATGAGTATTCGGTCGCCAATTGGTGTAGTAGGATTAATCACTCCCTGGAACTTCCCTGTAGCAATTGCAACATGGAAATCGTTTCCTGCAATTGTAGGAGGCAACACGTTTATTTGGAAGCCAGCAACAGAAACGCCCATGATGGCTTATGAAATGGCAAAAATCTTTGAAGAAGTAGGTCTTCCAGAAGGGGTTGCTAATATTGTGTTTGGGGCCGGCTCAGAAGTTGGAACGGCACTTTTAGAGCATAAAGATGTTCGAGTTATTTCTTTTACTGGATCGACAGAAACTGGTCGTAAAGTGGCTGAAGCGGGCGGGCGTAATTTGAAGAAAGTGTCTCTAGAAATGGGCGGTAAAAATGCAGTAATTGTGATGGAAGATGCTGACCTAGATTTAGCTGTAGAAGGTATTCTTTGGAGTGCATTTGGCACAGCTGGTCAAAGATGTACAGCCTGTAGTCGGGTAATCGTGCATAAAGACGTTAAAGAAGAACTTCAAAAACGGTTATTAATGAAAATGGAGACATTGACTATAGGAGATGGCACCGATGAAAAAATTAAAATTGGTCCAGTCATCAACCGAAAAGCTATTGAAAAAATACACTCTTATATTGAAATTGGTCAGCAAGAAGGAGCAACTCTACTTGTAGGGGGAGAAATTTTAACAGGCGGCATATACGATAAAGGAAACTATTACGCTCCGACATTGTTTACGAATGTAAAACCAGAGATGCGCATAGCGCAGGAAGAAATATTTGGTCCAGTCGTTTCAATAATCGAAGTGTCGAGTTTAGACGAAGCGATTGAAATTAATAACGGTGTGATTTACGGGTTATCTAGTTCGATTTATACAGCGGATGTAAATCGAGCATTTAAAGCGCAGCGCGATTTAGATACAGGCATCGTTTATATCAACGCCGGAACAACGGGGGCAGAAATTCATTTGCCATTCGGTGGAACTAAAGGAACTGGAAATGGCCATCGCGATTCGGGAGTTGCAGCATTAGACGTCTTTACAGAATGGAAGAGTGTCTATGTTGATTACAGCGGCAAATTGCAACGCGCGCAAATTGATAACGAAGCATGA
- a CDS encoding MerR family transcriptional regulator gives MIRLYKVQEIAKIAGVSVRTLHHYDSIGLLKPSNIGTNRYRYYNGEDLKLLQQILFLKELDFSLKKIQELVADGFDREYALSQHIELLEQKKQRVEKLIQNAERTQRELQGLENLTDQERFSAFASSKAEDLMKKYQKPEASSTQEASKPQIETASSYAETHGESAVAVAVAPVDTTLPEEPVKVEKEEEDLEEINREGDRIYNTVASLMHLPPQTDAVQKEMNAYYTLLNRFYDCSPKMFRGLGDLYASDSRFASNIDQHGQGLAKYLKDAMYVYAEGLQDA, from the coding sequence GTGATTAGATTGTACAAAGTACAAGAAATAGCAAAAATAGCGGGTGTCAGTGTTCGGACTCTCCATCACTACGACAGCATTGGTTTATTGAAACCTTCAAATATTGGAACAAACCGATATCGTTATTACAATGGCGAAGATTTGAAATTACTTCAACAAATTTTATTTTTAAAAGAATTGGATTTCTCATTAAAGAAAATTCAAGAACTAGTAGCGGATGGTTTTGATCGTGAATACGCACTATCTCAGCATATCGAATTATTAGAACAAAAAAAGCAGCGTGTTGAAAAGTTAATTCAAAATGCAGAACGCACTCAGCGAGAGCTGCAAGGTCTAGAAAATTTGACAGACCAAGAACGTTTTTCGGCTTTTGCTAGCAGCAAAGCTGAAGATTTAATGAAGAAATATCAAAAGCCTGAAGCAAGTTCTACTCAAGAAGCTAGCAAACCACAAATTGAGACTGCATCTAGCTATGCTGAGACTCATGGAGAATCGGCAGTCGCTGTTGCCGTAGCACCAGTTGACACAACTTTACCTGAAGAGCCAGTTAAAGTAGAAAAAGAAGAAGAGGATTTAGAGGAAATCAATCGTGAAGGAGATCGCATCTATAATACAGTCGCTAGTTTGATGCACTTGCCACCACAAACAGATGCTGTTCAAAAAGAAATGAATGCTTACTACACTCTATTAAATCGTTTCTATGATTGTTCACCAAAAATGTTTCGTGGATTAGGCGACCTGTATGCATCAGACAGCCGTTTTGCAAGCAATATCGATCAGCATGGGCAAGGTTTAGCCAAATACTTAAAAGACGCTATGTACGTCTATGCTGAAGGTTTACAAGATGCTTGA
- the trhO gene encoding oxygen-dependent tRNA uridine(34) hydroxylase TrhO has protein sequence MQNHTHNVLLYYLYTPIEDPETFADEHLAACKELELKGRILVSEEGINGTCSGTIEQTEAYMELMKNDSRFSDIVFKIDEAEGHAFKKMHVRAKKEIVHLGLEDDINPNELTGTYLEPKEFYKQMQEQDTIVLDARNDYEYDLGHFRNAVRPDIENFRDLPEWIRENKEQFEGKKILTYCTGGIRCEKFSGWLKKEGFEDVSQLHGGIVTYGKDPEVKGELWDGQLYVFDERIAVPVNQVEHVIVGKDHFTGEPCERYVNCANPECNAKILTSEENEHKYMRSCSDECREHPRNRYAFEHGLTGEQVQARLDALKETTRV, from the coding sequence ATGCAAAATCATACACACAATGTTTTACTTTACTACCTATATACACCGATTGAAGATCCAGAAACTTTTGCCGATGAGCATTTAGCAGCGTGCAAAGAGTTAGAGCTGAAAGGTCGTATCCTTGTTTCAGAAGAAGGAATCAATGGTACATGTTCAGGAACAATTGAACAAACCGAAGCTTATATGGAATTGATGAAAAATGATTCGCGCTTCTCAGACATCGTTTTTAAAATCGATGAAGCAGAAGGACATGCGTTCAAAAAAATGCACGTTCGTGCGAAAAAAGAAATCGTTCACCTTGGACTTGAAGACGACATCAATCCAAATGAACTAACAGGTACTTACTTAGAACCGAAAGAATTTTATAAACAAATGCAAGAGCAAGATACAATCGTATTAGATGCACGAAATGATTACGAATATGACTTAGGTCATTTCCGCAATGCGGTTCGTCCAGATATTGAAAATTTCCGCGATCTTCCTGAATGGATTCGTGAAAACAAAGAGCAATTTGAAGGCAAGAAAATTTTGACGTATTGCACAGGCGGGATCCGTTGTGAAAAATTCTCTGGATGGCTGAAAAAAGAAGGCTTTGAAGATGTTTCTCAACTTCACGGAGGAATCGTGACATATGGGAAAGACCCAGAAGTAAAAGGGGAACTATGGGACGGCCAATTATACGTTTTTGATGAACGCATTGCTGTACCGGTTAACCAAGTCGAGCACGTCATTGTGGGGAAAGATCATTTTACAGGCGAACCTTGTGAACGTTACGTAAACTGTGCAAACCCTGAATGTAATGCAAAAATCTTAACATCTGAAGAAAACGAACATAAATACATGCGTTCATGTTCAGACGAATGTCGTGAACACCCACGTAACCGTTATGCATTTGAACATGGTTTAACAGGAGAGCAAGTACAGGCTCGTCTAGATGCATTAAAAGAAACAACCAGAGTATAA
- a CDS encoding 2-hydroxyacid dehydrogenase, whose translation MKPIVFITQKLPDQAVADLQEQYEVRMWPEENTPAPREKLLEEAKEAHALWTMLSDQVDQEVFEAAPNLKIVSNLAVGYNNIDLEAARKHGVTVTNTPDVLTESTADLTFAILLATARRVIEAEKTVHSGEWQSWTPMGMTGQNVGGATLGIIGMGRIGEAVARRAQGFGMDILYHNRTRRNLEDVRYAEFEELLKTSDYVVILTPLTAETKGMIGSKELAMMKENACLINVARGGIVDEKALYEALKEKKIWGAGLDVFEQEPVPLDHPLLTLPNVTVLPHIGSATVQTRLEMMALNAEAIKACFENKSVKNRVC comes from the coding sequence ATGAAGCCGATTGTATTCATTACGCAAAAATTGCCAGATCAAGCCGTAGCGGACTTACAAGAGCAGTACGAAGTCCGTATGTGGCCGGAAGAAAATACACCTGCTCCGCGCGAGAAATTACTCGAAGAAGCAAAAGAGGCACATGCACTCTGGACCATGCTATCCGACCAAGTGGACCAAGAGGTTTTTGAAGCTGCTCCTAATTTGAAAATTGTTAGTAACTTAGCAGTTGGTTACAATAATATAGACTTAGAAGCGGCGCGTAAGCACGGTGTTACAGTTACCAATACACCCGATGTTTTAACAGAATCGACTGCAGATTTAACTTTTGCAATATTATTGGCAACTGCAAGAAGAGTAATAGAAGCAGAAAAAACGGTTCACTCTGGAGAATGGCAGTCCTGGACACCCATGGGCATGACGGGTCAAAATGTAGGAGGGGCTACACTCGGGATTATCGGCATGGGAAGAATCGGTGAAGCGGTAGCTCGCCGCGCACAAGGATTTGGAATGGACATTTTATACCACAACCGGACGCGTAGAAACTTAGAAGATGTCCGTTATGCTGAATTTGAAGAATTGCTGAAAACCTCAGACTATGTCGTGATCTTAACGCCATTGACTGCTGAAACAAAAGGCATGATCGGTTCAAAAGAATTGGCAATGATGAAAGAAAATGCCTGTCTGATTAACGTAGCTAGAGGTGGCATTGTCGATGAAAAGGCTTTATACGAAGCGTTAAAAGAAAAGAAAATTTGGGGTGCGGGGTTGGATGTGTTCGAACAAGAACCGGTACCACTAGATCATCCGTTACTCACTTTACCTAATGTTACGGTGTTACCGCACATTGGTAGTGCTACTGTCCAAACACGTTTAGAGATGATGGCATTAAATGCAGAAGCAATTAAAGCATGTTTCGAAAACAAATCAGTAAAAAATCGAGTTTGTTAA
- a CDS encoding DedA family protein, with product MEEWITSIMSEYGYFGIFFLIMVENIFPPIPSEVVLTVGGFMTTTTTMTMLGVIVASTAGSVSGAMILYGVGILLDVERLEKVIDKYGKWLRVKKEDIHKADSWFDRFGVWTVFFGRLIPLVRSLISIPAGMSNMKLWLFILFSTLGTLLWNTVLVFVGGAVGENRQQVMRQLSLYSNVVYVLIALSVIAFILYYIKKSKSSSN from the coding sequence ATGGAAGAATGGATTACATCAATCATGTCCGAATATGGTTATTTTGGAATCTTTTTTCTTATAATGGTAGAAAATATATTTCCTCCAATTCCGTCAGAGGTGGTATTGACGGTTGGCGGATTTATGACGACAACTACGACAATGACTATGTTGGGCGTAATCGTAGCTTCAACTGCGGGTTCTGTCAGTGGAGCAATGATTTTGTATGGCGTTGGAATACTGTTAGATGTAGAGCGTTTGGAAAAAGTTATCGATAAGTATGGCAAATGGCTTCGTGTGAAAAAAGAAGATATACACAAAGCGGATAGCTGGTTCGATCGCTTTGGTGTATGGACGGTATTTTTTGGACGGTTGATTCCATTAGTGCGTAGTTTGATTTCGATTCCAGCAGGCATGTCTAATATGAAATTATGGTTATTTATTTTATTTAGTACACTTGGAACTTTGCTATGGAATACGGTATTGGTGTTTGTAGGAGGAGCGGTAGGAGAAAATCGGCAACAAGTTATGCGTCAATTGTCGCTTTATTCAAACGTAGTTTATGTCCTAATTGCATTGAGTGTTATAGCGTTTATTTTGTATTACATTAAGAAATCGAAATCAAGTAGTAATTAG
- a CDS encoding metallophosphoesterase, translating into MKMVVGIGSTLLIYTALVAYLGWAVFVWLTSFIESMNPWLFAAVWFVIAYSYVVGRIGHKWLGFTVLGSYWFAFLQYAILLIPLGNIMVLIMDFNGDVFVIGVVTTGIILLLFIVGTYLAYSPVVRKLEVTVEGESAEPLHMVVGSDFHLGFLSGKRHLQRFVDKTNALDPDVVFLAGDLVDDDPVWYARYGMSEVMTQLKPSLGVYGVLGNHEYYGKKIPLLVKVMNQSGVKVLRDETVLIADRFYVTGREDRTNQNRLSLAALKPQESKLPWLVMDHTPADLKTPSGLGVDFHMSGHTHKGQMWPNHLLTRRMFEVDYGYRLLRGTHFLVSSGFGFWGPPLRIGSRSELWSVTLNFRSS; encoded by the coding sequence ATGAAGATGGTTGTGGGGATAGGCAGTACGTTATTGATTTATACAGCGCTTGTTGCGTATTTGGGTTGGGCAGTTTTTGTTTGGCTGACAAGTTTTATAGAAAGTATGAACCCGTGGCTATTTGCGGCTGTTTGGTTCGTAATTGCTTATAGTTACGTTGTTGGAAGAATTGGTCACAAGTGGCTTGGATTTACGGTGCTAGGATCTTATTGGTTTGCATTTTTACAATACGCTATTTTATTGATTCCTCTGGGCAACATTATGGTACTTATAATGGATTTTAATGGAGATGTGTTTGTTATCGGCGTAGTGACGACGGGTATCATCTTGCTATTATTTATTGTAGGCACTTATTTAGCTTATAGTCCGGTTGTACGAAAGCTTGAAGTGACAGTAGAAGGAGAATCAGCAGAACCTCTACACATGGTCGTTGGATCTGATTTTCACCTAGGCTTTCTATCGGGTAAACGGCATTTGCAGCGTTTTGTAGATAAAACAAATGCACTTGATCCAGACGTTGTATTTTTAGCAGGTGATTTAGTGGATGATGATCCGGTTTGGTATGCACGATATGGCATGTCTGAAGTGATGACGCAATTAAAACCATCATTAGGTGTATATGGTGTTTTAGGAAATCATGAATATTACGGTAAGAAAATTCCTTTGTTGGTTAAAGTGATGAATCAATCAGGTGTAAAAGTTTTAAGAGATGAAACCGTTTTGATAGCTGACCGTTTTTATGTAACTGGACGCGAAGATCGTACAAATCAAAATCGGCTTTCGTTAGCAGCATTAAAACCACAAGAAAGTAAACTACCTTGGCTTGTTATGGACCATACGCCTGCAGATTTAAAAACACCAAGTGGACTAGGAGTGGATTTTCACATGTCGGGTCATACGCATAAAGGCCAGATGTGGCCTAATCATTTATTGACAAGACGCATGTTTGAAGTTGATTATGGCTATCGCTTGTTAAGAGGGACGCATTTTCTAGTGTCTTCTGGATTTGGCTTTTGGGGACCGCCACTTCGAATTGGAAGTCGTTCCGAATTATGGTCGGTGACGTTGAACTTCCGATCTTCTTAA
- a CDS encoding lmo0954 family membrane protein, with product MNKFWLVTLGIIAGIVALSNIGALFALGISAVIVYVGVHYYLRSLSTGARVFWAAVAIIGALSAISNVPALIGLAAFAGLWIIYRKWNGQNVSFDAIKESDPFTNFEYQWNKLTK from the coding sequence ATGAACAAATTTTGGTTAGTAACACTAGGTATTATTGCAGGAATCGTCGCATTATCCAACATCGGTGCTTTATTCGCATTAGGTATATCCGCTGTCATCGTCTATGTAGGTGTGCATTATTACTTGCGCAGCTTATCCACTGGGGCAAGAGTATTTTGGGCGGCAGTCGCAATCATTGGTGCACTGTCTGCTATCTCTAACGTACCCGCATTGATCGGTCTTGCTGCATTTGCAGGACTGTGGATAATTTACCGCAAATGGAACGGACAAAACGTTTCGTTTGATGCTATTAAAGAAAGCGACCCATTTACAAACTTTGAATACCAATGGAACAAGTTAACTAAATAA
- a CDS encoding PspA/IM30 family protein, with product MTTLWDRLKFAVATDVDMLVTKKEEKNPLALLNRYITEAENQTTTTGKWVERQAQLNGKLEKELTEASAMLHKRQCQLELAQASGEADLADFAAREVQIYTTRAKTLQSNLDENIAEFTELEQRYEEMKHKVKDMKVKQLQLMGKENATRAHFQMDKLLSPELVAERIGSFEDMTSYITTLGTKVEERHERSAMERRLEFLEKKSANQKELV from the coding sequence ATGACAACTTTATGGGACCGGTTAAAATTTGCTGTAGCAACAGATGTAGATATGCTTGTTACAAAAAAAGAGGAAAAAAATCCACTAGCTTTGCTCAACCGTTATATTACAGAGGCAGAAAATCAAACTACCACTACAGGGAAATGGGTAGAACGCCAAGCTCAGCTAAATGGTAAACTAGAAAAAGAGTTGACCGAAGCTTCAGCAATGCTTCACAAACGTCAATGTCAATTGGAGTTGGCACAAGCTTCAGGAGAAGCTGACCTTGCTGACTTTGCAGCGAGGGAAGTTCAAATTTATACAACACGTGCTAAGACATTGCAAAGCAACCTTGACGAAAACATCGCTGAATTTACTGAGTTAGAACAACGGTACGAAGAAATGAAACATAAAGTAAAAGATATGAAAGTTAAGCAACTTCAATTAATGGGCAAAGAAAACGCTACACGCGCTCATTTCCAAATGGATAAATTGCTAAGTCCTGAACTTGTCGCAGAACGAATTGGCTCTTTTGAAGACATGACTTCTTACATCACGACACTTGGTACAAAAGTCGAAGAACGACACGAGCGCTCTGCAATGGAACGACGTCTTGAGTTTTTAGAAAAAAAGAGCGCAAACCAAAAAGAACTTGTTTAA
- the liaF gene encoding cell wall-active antibiotics response protein LiaF, which translates to MPHFSTNKQAFLILSALFLIFVEAAFFENGSVFLILLGIGTIYYALKNNVKYRRSYFWTGAFLIGISILSMWSLRLMVFGLAVYLLLRLWKGNEWLQTAPLYEATDKGLIQNKILSAQSTPIEAYEWKDIHIQGFVGDILVDTTQTVLPKKTSLVSIRQGFGKIQVIVPYEVPVRVFYSTLLGESRFFNGDKKRIINGTIHTEDGYPADEGSKVELIVSVTTWMGDVEVIRR; encoded by the coding sequence ATGCCGCATTTTTCAACAAATAAACAAGCGTTTTTAATTTTGAGCGCTTTATTTTTAATTTTTGTAGAAGCTGCCTTTTTTGAAAATGGCAGTGTGTTTTTGATTCTTCTTGGTATCGGAACGATCTACTATGCATTAAAAAATAACGTAAAATACCGTCGTTCTTATTTTTGGACAGGTGCTTTTCTTATTGGAATATCCATTTTATCAATGTGGAGTTTACGCTTAATGGTATTTGGACTTGCCGTTTATTTATTACTGCGTTTATGGAAAGGTAACGAATGGCTTCAAACAGCTCCTCTATACGAGGCCACCGATAAAGGACTTATTCAAAACAAAATATTATCTGCACAAAGTACACCAATCGAAGCTTATGAGTGGAAAGACATACACATCCAAGGATTTGTCGGCGATATTTTAGTGGATACGACACAAACAGTATTACCTAAAAAAACCTCACTCGTTTCTATTCGCCAAGGATTTGGGAAAATCCAGGTTATTGTACCTTATGAAGTTCCTGTTCGTGTCTTTTATTCCACACTTCTTGGAGAATCTCGCTTTTTCAACGGCGATAAAAAGCGCATCATCAATGGAACCATTCATACAGAAGATGGTTATCCCGCAGACGAGGGCAGTAAAGTTGAATTGATTGTTTCTGTGACCACTTGGATGGGGGATGTCGAGGTGATTCGCCGATGA
- a CDS encoding sensor histidine kinase — translation MRQILPRSLFFISLFALIVFSILFALLGLPSFKGWAVLWEDFIAGLPLGIWLLVLMLALSVGISWWTESLSRSKVQEIEEIFQALLRNEDSTVVQAANMKTLPRNLSSSILKLQKLLETQRKSLTRIANERAETQDQVIQERLIMERQRLARELHDSVSQQLFAASMLLSSMTEGEDVQPGLLQTEKMVQQAQLEMRALLLHLRPAALHDKSLRQGLFELVSELKEKVYFTINHKLEEVPLQKGAEDHLFRIAQETLSNTLRHSKATEVHILFVERDHFAILRIQDNGVGFESEQSKSTSYGLKHIEERAIEIGATSKIVSVPSEGTIVEIKVPIERKKADDSNLISG, via the coding sequence ATGAGACAAATACTCCCACGTAGCTTATTTTTTATTTCACTGTTTGCGTTAATCGTCTTTAGTATTTTATTTGCGCTACTTGGCTTGCCCTCATTCAAAGGCTGGGCTGTTTTATGGGAAGATTTTATCGCTGGCTTACCGCTTGGTATTTGGTTACTTGTTCTTATGCTTGCTTTATCTGTCGGTATTTCATGGTGGACAGAATCGTTATCGCGCTCAAAAGTCCAAGAAATCGAAGAGATCTTCCAAGCACTTTTACGAAACGAAGACAGTACAGTTGTTCAAGCTGCAAATATGAAAACTCTACCACGCAATTTATCCAGTTCTATATTAAAACTGCAAAAACTTCTGGAAACGCAGCGTAAAAGCTTAACGCGAATTGCCAATGAACGGGCCGAAACACAAGACCAAGTTATTCAAGAGCGTTTGATTATGGAACGGCAACGATTAGCAAGAGAATTGCATGACTCTGTTTCGCAACAACTCTTTGCTGCATCAATGCTATTATCGTCTATGACAGAAGGTGAAGATGTCCAACCTGGATTGTTGCAAACAGAAAAAATGGTTCAGCAAGCTCAACTGGAAATGCGTGCTTTGCTCTTGCATTTGCGCCCTGCAGCTCTACACGACAAGAGCTTACGACAAGGATTGTTTGAATTGGTCAGTGAACTAAAAGAAAAAGTATATTTTACTATTAACCATAAACTCGAAGAAGTGCCTTTGCAAAAAGGGGCAGAAGATCATTTGTTTCGTATTGCACAAGAAACTTTATCGAATACACTGCGCCATTCTAAAGCAACCGAAGTTCATATTTTGTTTGTTGAGCGTGACCATTTTGCAATTTTGCGCATTCAAGACAACGGCGTAGGATTTGAAAGTGAGCAATCCAAATCTACTTCTTACGGATTGAAGCATATTGAAGAACGCGCCATAGAAATTGGAGCAACTAGCAAAATTGTTTCCGTCCCTTCTGAAGGTACTATTGTAGAAATAAAAGTTCCGATTGAAAGGAAGAAAGCCGATGATTCGAATCTTATTAGTGGATGA
- a CDS encoding response regulator transcription factor: MIRILLVDDHEMVRIGVSAYLQSQKDMEVVGEATNGQEAVQMALELRPDLILMDMVMPIMNGAEATKAIINQWPEAKIMVVTSFLDDDKVYPALQAGAVSYILKTSKASRIADSIRETMNGTPVLEPEVMTKMMKQMRHERVLHEELTEREMEILLLLARGLTNQEVADQLFIAVKTVKTHVSNILAKLEVHDRTQAVIYAFQHKLITPPQ, from the coding sequence ATGATTCGAATCTTATTAGTGGATGACCATGAAATGGTGCGCATAGGCGTCTCTGCTTATTTGCAGTCTCAGAAAGATATGGAAGTCGTGGGTGAAGCAACAAACGGTCAAGAAGCCGTCCAGATGGCATTAGAGTTACGCCCTGACTTGATTTTGATGGATATGGTCATGCCCATTATGAATGGGGCAGAAGCCACAAAAGCCATTATCAATCAATGGCCAGAAGCCAAAATTATGGTCGTCACCAGTTTCTTAGACGATGACAAAGTATATCCCGCCCTCCAAGCAGGAGCTGTCAGTTACATTTTAAAAACGTCAAAAGCTTCTCGAATTGCCGATTCCATTCGAGAAACCATGAATGGCACTCCGGTTTTAGAACCAGAAGTCATGACCAAGATGATGAAACAAATGCGTCACGAACGCGTGCTTCACGAGGAATTAACAGAACGCGAAATGGAAATTTTGCTACTCCTTGCCCGCGGCTTGACCAATCAAGAAGTTGCCGATCAATTGTTTATTGCTGTGAAAACGGTAAAAACGCATGTCTCTAATATTCTTGCAAAACTAGAAGTTCACGACCGAACACAAGCTGTTATTTATGCTTTCCAGCATAAACTAATAACCCCTCCTCAATAA